The following proteins are encoded in a genomic region of Zea mays cultivar B73 chromosome 9, Zm-B73-REFERENCE-NAM-5.0, whole genome shotgun sequence:
- the LOC100281535 gene encoding HT1 protein kinase, with translation MLSCFRLPRPIGGGDVDQQAAAVSPRRGPSLPFAASPSTSGRGRSPWPPPEADDMEKKRWDSMESWSMLLDTVLCEGSSRPDSSGRREEWMADLSQLFIGNKFAAGANSRIYRGIYKQRAVAVKMVRIPERDEAQRAVLEEQFNSEVAFLSRLYHPNIVQFIAACKKPPVYCIITEYMSQGTLRMYLNKKDPHSLSPETILKLALDISRGMEYLHAQGVIHRDLKSQNLLLNDEMRVKVADFGTSCLETKCQATKGNKGTYRWMAPEMTKEKPYTRKVDVYSFGIVLWELTTCLLPFQGMTPVQAAYAASEKNLRPPLSSSCPPVLNSLIKKCWSANPARRPEFSYIVSVLEKYDHCVKEGMPTMMAHQELRLWRSFAKIFRMGCITNNLSRTVNA, from the exons ATGCTGTCTTGCTTCCGGCTGCCGCGGCCGATCGGCGGCGGGGACGTGGACCAGCAGGCCGCGGCGGTGTCCCCACGTCGGGGCCCGTCCCTGCCGTTCGCGGCGTCCCCCTCGACGTCGGGGCGCGGGAGGAGCCCGTGGCCGCCGCCAGAGGCGGACGACATGGAGAAGAAGCGGTGGGACAGCATGGAGTCGTGGTCCATGCTGCTGGACACGGTGCTGTGCGAAGGGTCGTCCCGGCCGGACAGCAGCGGGCGGCGGGAGGAATGGATGGCCGACCTGTCGCAGCTCTTCATCGGCAACAAGTTCGCGGCGGGCGCCAACAGCCGCATCTACCGCGGCATCTACAAGCAGCGCGCCGTGGCCGTGAAGATGGTGCGCATCCCGGAGCGCGACGAGGCCCAGCGCGCCGTGCTGGAGGAGCAGTTCAACTCCGAGGTGGCCTTCCTCTCCCGCCTCTACCACCCCAACATCGTGCAGTTCATCGCGGCGTGCAAGAAGCCGCCGGTGTACTGCATCATCACGGAGTACATGTCCCAGGGGACGCTGCGGATGTACCTGAACAAGAAGGACCCTCACTCGCTGTCGCCGGAGACGATCCTGAAGCTGGCGCTGGACATCTCGCGGGGCATGGAGTACCTGCACGCGCAGGGCGTGATCCACCGGGACCTCAAGTCCCAGAACCTGCTGCTCAACGACGAGATGCGCGTCAAGGTGGCCGACTTCGGCACCTCCTGCCTGGAGACCAAGTGCCAGGCCACCAAGGGCAACAAGGGCACCTACCGCTGGATGGCGCCGGAGATGACCAAGGAGAAGCCCTACACCCGCAAGGTGGACGTGTACAGCTTCGGCATCGTGCTCTGGGAGCTCACCACCTGCCTGCTCCCGTTCCAGGGGATGACGCCCGTGCAGGCCGCGTACGCCGCATCGGAGAAG AACCTGCGCCCGCCGCTGTCGAGCTCGTGCCCGCCGGTGCTCAACAGCCTGATCAAGAAGTGCTGGTCGGCGAACCCGGCGCGGCGGCCGGAATTCAGCTACATTGTGTCGGTGCTGGAGAAGTACGACCACTGCGTGAAGGAGGGGATGCCGACGATGATGGCGCACCAGGAGCTCAGGCTCTGGCGCTCCTTCGCCAAGATCTTCAGGATGGGCTGCATCACCAACAACTTGTCCAGAACGGTGAATGCGTGA